The DNA window ACCTACCTAACAATTGTCATTTCATTTCACTCATTTTTTCAATCAttcttaatttgtgtttttcttccttcctcttacACAAACACATAAATGAATTAGCCAATCGAAGGATTTGGTGTGTCCAAAGTTGTGGGTTCTGATAATCCGACTTTCAAGCCTGGCGACTTCATCTCTGGGTTCACTAGATGGGAAGAATACAGTTTGATTTCTAGAACTGAGCAGTTGAGAAAAGTTACGCCAGACGGCGACATCCCTCTATCATTCCATGTGGGTCTTCTTGGTAATGTCATTCTTCTATCTCATCCTTcgattcatatgcctacacttGATCTCATCTTTCGATTCATATGGGTCTTCTTGGTAATGTCATTCTTCTATCTCATTTTTcgattcatatgcctacacttGTTTGTAAATCAGCATATATGTATATCTCCGCTGGAGAAGAATAATATCATCAGAATATTAAACACTTGTAAATCATCTGAATATTGATCTAGAAACTGTTAGAGTGAATATTGACCTAGAAACTGTTGGATTTTTGGATCGTCGGGCCCGTCCCACTCTAAcgacaccgatactgtccccaacTTTACCACTTGCCCAATCCGTGTCCCCAACTTTACCACTTGCCCAATCCGTCAGTGTGTGAGTAGGGTAATACTATTTAAACCCCTTGGTTTCTTTTCACCCTACTGATGTGGGACTTCAACAGAAACACCATTGACGATATTGTTTAGATAACTTATAAACGTAAAGTGCTTCTTTATCTCTAAAGTGTCATTGTAAATAGTTGAAGACCTTAGTTATGGTTATGAACTTATGAAGATTGGATTGCGCATGTACTTGTCCGGTCAATCACTGATTATGTAATGCTGACTGACTAAgcaagagaattttttttttaaagtacgaaccattcattttttttttattactctGCACTAGATAATCAAGCATTAGCATCTAACTAATGATAGTTTCTTGAAGGACTCTGAGTCATTTGATCACTTCTAACAACCAGCCGCAATTTCAGCATTCTAGTCATTCTCAGAGTCCCGCTTGTTTTCCTGGAGATTTAAGACGCTTCCATTTTTCTATTCAATGTATGCTTTAGCTTAGAGTGTTGTATAACTGTGTCCAATTGTTCCTTTCCCCCTTAGACAGGAATGAGGGAGGATGCGAGGGACTCAAATCAACCCTGCTTCTAGACTAGTGTATTACACTATTACTGTTTttgttacaacaacaacaacaacaaagccttttcccactaagtggggtcggctatatgaatcctagaacgccattgcgctcggttttgtgtcatgtcctccgttagatccaagtactctaagtcttttcttagagtctcttccaaagttgtcctaggtcttcctctaccccttcggccctgaacctttgtcccgtagtcacatcttcgaaccggagcgtcagtcggccttctttgcacatgttcaaaatcaccggagccgattttctctcatatttcctacaatttcggctactcctactttacctcggatatcctcattcccaatcttatcctttctcgtgtgcccacacatcccacgaagcatcctcatctccgctacacccattttgtgtacgtgttgatgcttcaccacccaacattctgtgccatacaacatcgctagccttattgccgtcctataaaattttcccttgagcttcagtggcctacgacggtcacacaacacgccggatgcactctttccatccagctcgtattctatggttgagatctccatctaattctccgttctcttgcaagatagatcctaggtagcgaaaacgatcgctttttgtgatcttcgctagattgctccggtcattagtgtggataagtatataaatggatagagataggaaagcaaacacaagatgtacgtggttcacccagattggctacgtccacggaatagaagagttctcattaattgtgaagggtttacacaagtacataggttcaagctctcatttagtgagtacaagtgaatgatttagtacaaatgacattaggaaatattgtgggagaatgatctcgtaatcacgaaacttctaagtatcggagtgtggtgtcgtcttgacttgccttatctgtctcataggtagatgtggcatcttctctggaagtactcttcctccatccaggggtggtatctttaactggtggagatgcacaaggtaatgtatcaatttcacttgaagcttacttgtagtttcaggcttggtcaagcgcgatacaaaccatgtagtaggagtcccccaagtcgccgagctagggggtctgctgaaagaggtgacagacaaggtaagcaatcagagctccgactgattgttcaccttctccccatcttgcagcagcatgaaggataaagagaagaaaaatgagaagagatgatatgagatacttttgcttttgaagaagtaactttccacaggcttattcttgaactgagctggagggttttctggtttcctccagagtataaggccgactgaagaatttgagggtcaaaacaagtccatcaaatctagagtacgttccaccctgctgatatgggatacttttgcttttgacagagtaatgaatgtatcggcacgtgtgctgttacgcttgtctccacatgcttccttgtatccttcgcacttgccctatctgttcctcaagcagatgcggaatcttccctggaaacataagatgttgaagatgagtactcgagagcaatgccaggtaagtaatcaggtaaggggttccaggcagtcagttcctggctggaagcttgattccaagtgctgactgattgctctctttctccttgtcttgcaggtaaaaacaaggccaaaagaaaagacagggaaaaagcatgatatgggatactcttgcttttaaccctgatgatatgagatattcttgctctagtatagcttgtttgcagaggtattatcggggggaaagaaagctgaatatttcgaaaggcttcgttgggagtgccctctcagatatgatgaagggttgagcatttttgcaggtctgcctgtccgttggggatggaggtcgacatatataggagtctccctaagaacaagtagtaatgctattcctttaccctgcttggtcatagcacggtagtgggagctgcctgtttcacatgttttaactctgtcagagcactttgaaaaagtggtctgtggtatctggctctcgagattcggagaacgatgcctcttcgatttttgagaaagcaatcatgatgggggtatgactctcgagattcggagagcagtgtctcttcgatttttgaggaagtaatcatgttgggagtctggctctcgagattcggaggacggtgcctcttcgattttggagcaagcaatcttgttgggagtgttgtctcgaatgtgagtaaaggttgggcatgtttgctagtctaccttgccacgaagcacaaaggttgacacacagggactttccaattatccagcaatggtactgttcctttaccctctcttcgattttgagaaagtagtcatgttgggagtctggctctcgagattcggaggacggtgcctcttcgattttggagcaagcaatcttattgggagtgttttctcgaatgtgagtaaaggttgggcatgtttgctagtctaccttgccacgaagcacagaggttgacacacagggactttccaattatccatcagtggtactgttcctttacagttgtgggtaataatatggtagctagaccttcaaaatttatgtgtctaaacttttgttagtgctgtttctttgctattcttttacctttcttggtcagagcgatgtagtgggagctgcaagcttcacgtgctcaactttggcagagaactttggcaaagttatttgtggtacccatgagctattgttgcgtgtgggaagtgggtgattgaacagtaagattcatgtgctttctacttcaccagaagtcttcgacagaatgcccataatttctgcaaagctgagtgtgcgtgtgacaggtgctgacaaggctagaaaagtaggtgcctcttcgatttctgagatcggccctcgtggtctctgagcagcccagcttttgagaaagcgagcgcctcttcgattgattcggagaacgaggcctcatcgatttttgagaaagcaatcatgctgggggtctggctctcgagattcggggagcagtgtctcttcgatttttgagaaagtaatcatgttgggagtctggctctcgagattcggaaggcggtgcctcttcgattttggagcaagcaatcttgttgggagtgttttctcgaatgtgagtaaaggttgggcatgtttgctagtctaccttgccacgaagcacagaggttgacacacagggactttccaattatccagcaatggtactgttcctttaccctctcttcgatttttaagaaagtagtcatgttgggagtctggctctcgagattcggaggacggtgcctcttcgattttggagcaagcaatcttattgggagtgttttctcgaatgtgagtaaaggttgggcatgtttgctagtctaccttgccacgaagcacagaggttgacacacagggactttccaattatccagcagtggtactgttcctttacccttgtgggtaataatatggtagctagaccgtcaaaatttatgggtctaaactttgttagtgctgtttctttgctattcttttacccttcttggtcagagcgatgtagtgggagctgcaagcttcacgtgctcaactttggcagagaactttggcaaagttatttgtggtacccatgagctattgttgcgtatgggaagtgggtgattgaacagtaagattcatgtgttttctacttccccagaagtctttgacagaatgcccataatttccgcaaaactgagtgtgcgtgtgacaggtgctgacaaggctggaaaaggctggaaaagtaggtgcctcttcgatttctaagatcggccctcgtggtctctggggagcccagcttttgagaaagcgagcgcctcttcgatttttgagatcggccttcgtggtatttgagcagcccaacttttgagaaagcaaacgcctcttcgatttctgagatcaaccctcgtgatctctaagcagcccagcttttgagaaagcaaacgcctcttcgatttctgagcaggcgcctcttcgatttctgaagcttcgtcgagtgcagatttttataggggctggcattaagttccaaagcacacttgaatctccaccagtagaagcttcattcttgcacttctaagatcttgatttgtccgacctcttctctcttcaacacctttgaaaatgtctggcccctccgaccgtcgttttgacttgaaccttgttgaagaggcagccccgccttctccagacaacatatggcgcccatccttcgtctcccctactggtcctcttaccgttggggattccgtgatgaagaatgatatgaccgctgcggtggtggccaggaaccttctcactcccaaagataacagactactttccaaacggtctgatgagttagctgttaaggattcgctggctctcagtgttcagtgtgcaggttctgtgtctaatatggcccaacgcctatttgctcgaacccgccaagttgaatcattggcggctgaagtgatgagtctcaaacaggagattagagggctcaagcatgagaataaacagttgcaccggctcgcacatgactatgctacaaacatgaagaggaagcttgaccagatgaaggaaactgatggtcaggttttacttgatcatcagagatttgtgggtttgttccaaaggcatttattgccttcgtcttctggggctgtaccgcgtaatgaagctccaaatgatcaacctctgatgcctcctccttctagggttctgtccagtactgaggctccaaatgatccccctccggtgccttctctttctagggctctaccgactgctgagacttctcctaagcaacctttgtgaaggctccctcttgtgtgcttattttgactcatgtatatgtacatatttgtagcttatcggggatatcaataaataagctttccttcatttcaacgtattgtgttaaatacaccaaagccttcttcgctaagttctttgaattttcttttgttaaagcttgtatgttgaagctttctgagtggagcatgtaggttggggtagtgttcccttaatttcccgagtgaggaaaacttctcggttggagacttggaaaatccaagtcactgagtgggatcggctatatgaatcttagaacgccattgtgctcgatcctgtgtcatgtccttcgttagatccaagtactctaagtcttttcttagagtctcttccaaagttttcctaggtcttcctctaccccttcggccctgaacctctgtcccatagtcgcatcttctaatcggaacgtcagtaggccttctttgcacatgtccaaaccaccgtaaccgattttctctcatctttccttcaatttcggctactcctactttaccccggatatcctcattcctaatcttatcctttctcgtgtgcccacacatccaacgaagcatcctcatctccgctacacccattttgtgtacgtgttgatgtttcaccgcccaacattctgtgccatacagcatcgccggccttattgccgtcctataaaattttcccttgagcttcagtggcatacggcggtcacacaacacgccggatgcactcttccacttcatccatccagcttgtattctatggttgagatctccatctaattctccgttcttttgcaagatagatcctaggtaacgaaaacggtcgctctttggtatttcttgatctccgatcctcacccctaactcgttttggcctccatttgcactgaacttgcactccatatattctgtctttgatcggcttaggcgaagacctttagattccaacacttctctccaaaggttaagctttgcatttaccccttcctgagtttcatctatcaacactatatcgtctgcgaaaagcatacaccaaggaatatcatcttgaatatgtcgtgttaactcatccattaccaacgcaaaaaggtaaggacttaaggatgagccttgatgtaatcctacagttatgggaaagctttcggtttgtccttcatgagttcttacggcagtctttgctccttcatacatatcctttatagcttggatatatgctactcgtactcctttcttctctaaaatcctccaaagaatgtctcttgggaccctatcatacgctttttccaaatctataaagaccatgtgtaaatcctttttcccatctctatatctttccatcaatcttcgtaagagatagattgcctccatggttgagcgccctggcatgaacccgaattggttgtccgaaacccgtgtctcttgcctcaatctatgctcaatgactctctcccagagcttcattgtatgactcattagcttaatacccctatagttcatgcaattttgtacgtcgcccttattcttgtagataggcaccaaagtgctcattcgccactcatttggcatcttcttcgttttcaaaatcctattgaaaaggtcagtgagccatgttatacctgtctctcccaaaagtttccacacttcgattggtatatcgtctgggcctattgcttttttatgcttcatcttcttcaaagctacaaccacttcttccttccggattcgacgataaaaagagtagtttctacactcttctgagttactcaactcccctaaagaagcactcacttcatgtccttcattgaaaagattatgaaaataacctctccatctgtctttaaccgcgttctctgtagcaagaacctttccatcctcatccttgatgcacctcacttggtttaggtcccttgtcttcttttcccttgctctagatagtttatagatatccaactctccttctttggtatctagtcgtttatacatatcgtcgtaagccgctaacttagcttctctgacagctttcttcgcctcttgcttcgcttttctatacctttcaccattttcatcagtcctctccttgtataaggctttacaacattccttcttagccttcacctttgtttgtacctcctcattccaccaccaagattccttttggtgtggggcaaagcccttggactctcctaatacctcttttgctacttttcggatacaactagccatggaatcccacatttggctagcttccccctctctatcccacacacattgggtgattaccttctctttgaaaatggcttgtttttcttcttttagattccaccatctagtccttgggcacttccaagtcttgttcttttgtcttactcttttgatatgtacatccatcaccaacaagcgatgttgattagccacgctctctcctggtataactttgcaatccttacaagttatacgatcccctttcctcattagaagaaaatctatttgtgtttttgacgacccactcttgtaggtgatcacatgttcttctctcttcttaaagaaggtgttggctaagaagagatcatatgccattgcaaaatccaagatagcttccccatcctcgtttctctccccaaaaccatggccaccatgaaaacctccatagttgcctgtctccctgcccacgtgtccatttaaatctcctcctataaataacttctccgtctgggcaattccttgcaccaagtctccaagatcttcccaaaatttctccttcgaactcgtatccaaccctacttgaggtgcgtacgcactaatcacattgataagttcttgtcctattacaatcttgattgccatgattctatctcctacccttttgacatctacaacatcttgtaccaaggtcttgtccacgatgatgccaacaccgtttctcgttctatttgtgcccgaataccaaagtttaaaccctgagttttctagatcctttgccttactaccaacccacttagtttcttgtaggcacataatatttatccttctcctcaccataacttccactacttccatagattttcccgttaaggttcctatattccacgttcctaaacgcattttgctctcttgaactctacccttctgtcctagcttcttcaccctcccccgtctaataggatctaTTACTGTTTTtgttagattaaaaaaaaattagtttaaataaaattcttttgtttagctCTTAAATCAGTAACCAAACAAGAATTTCTTGTTACAGGTATGCCAGGTTTTACTGCATATGCAGGATTCTACGAGGTCTGCTCCCCTAAGAAGGGGGAATGTGTTTTAGTTTCTGCTGCTTCCGGAGCTGTTGGTCAGCTTGTTGGCCAACTTGCTAAATTGCATGGCTGTTATGTTGTTGGAAGTTGTGGCTCAAGCCAAAAAGTAAGGTCTCATTTGTGTTTCTCTGTTATTTATGCTGATAGTTTGAGATAATATATTTGAATCATATTTCATAAAATAGCGCTGACAAGAAATAGAGCTTAATTGGGACATGTTATTTGCTAGGTTGATCTTCTGAGGAATAAGCTTGggtttgatgaagcttttaacTACAAAGAAGAGGCAGACCTGGATGCAGCTTTGAAAAGGTTAGTGATTGATTTATGTTGTATTGAGAGTATAACCCATGTTGAGAATGTAAAACCTTCCGATACAATGATACAATGATACAAGGTTTTGAGTTGGATGCTTTACTTTTAACTTGGCATAAAATAGGCAATCCACGTATGTGCCCTCGATATCACTGATCCACATTTTTGTTCAAGCCTTAGTTGCACTTGAGCTAGGGTGAGGGGGCGTGTTATGTTGAAGATGTTTACACTCGTGAACATGACGATATTTGAGACTTTAAGCCTTGCATAACGATATTTGAGACTTTGGGCCATTGTCAAATGAAGATGTTTACACTCAGTATGTTATGTTGTTACAGGTACTTTCCACAAGGCATTGACATTTACTTTGATAATGTGGGAGGGGACATGCTTGATGCAGCACTTGTGAACATGagaattcacggtcggattgcTGTTTGTGGAATGGTGTCTGAGAAAAACCTCTCTGATCCCCGAGGGATCCGCAATGTATTCAATCTGATATCAAAGCGTATCAGGATGCAGGGATTCCTGCAAAGTGATTACATACACTTGTACCCACGCTTCTTGGAACATGTCATTAGTTACTACAAGCAAGGGAAGATTATTTACATTGAAGACATGAATGAAGGCTTGGAAAGTGCTCCATCTGCTTTTGTAGGCTTATTTGCGGGAACAAATGTTGGTAAGCAAGTTATTCGTGTAGCCCACGAATGAATGATTCGCCTCTCTCTCTGCTGCTTGCACTGttataagagagagagatggccaAGTTGAGGCAATTTACTTACAGCCTTGAATAATTGGATAGTTATAACTAATTTGAGTTTCTGAGTatggtttgtaaattttgtgaaGTCACCTTGCTCATGCATGGCAAATTGAACTTTATGTATGACAAACTGCGGAGTTTTAATCTAATGTCCTCCTTGATTTTCGATGTGATGTAACCATAAATTGTGCTTTCACTATAACGATTTTTAAGTTGCACATTGTGGGAGAATAGAGTCCTACATGCCATATGGAGCATATGACAAAAAATAGTACAATTTATATAGGAGATATTCTGCCCTATTATCACTAAGCTATTTTGTGATAAGACTCAGGACTTAATAATATGTGGTTAAGTTGGGGGCAATATCGATAATACTGGTGGTGGACCTGTAGAGGCTTGAAAAGTTTATCATGATATCATAGCGTGTTATTATTTCGACATGTCTTGGGCTTGATTAATTGAGCAGTCTGCACTCGAATTTGCTTTCTAGACAGAATGGGCCCAAGTTATGGGCTCGAATATCCTACTGAATGACTGCACATTTGCAAAGATTGGCGTTGGCTCCAAAGAGTTGATACTAACTGATTTGACCAATTCCCGATGTAGGAATTGATTTTCCTTGTGACTCTATGTGGGTTCACTCGTGAGGAGACATGTTGGAGAATAGAGTCTCGCATTAGGCATATGACAAAGTACCACACAATTTATAAAGAGGATTTCCACCCCTAAGATCACCTAgcatttttgtaataaaattcaACATCTAATAATAggcgatttttttttattttttaaaaacatcAACTGTACGAGGAAATTTTATTGATATGAAATAAGAAATTATATCTAGTCTAGAGGAATATAAACCTTACCCCTCAAAAATTAAGAACACAAATTACAATAAAAAAGGGAGTGACATAAAACCTGACCccttataaataataaaatacaaaagaagAGAGGAAACATAAGGCTAAACCCCTTAAAACTAAACCTAGAAGGTTATAACCTGCAAAACAAAGAGCCAAACTGATTGGGAAATTAAAACACACATAAAAAAGGGGAGACAAATATGTAGGCAGGAATGTAATggaattttaataaaatgtgAGGGAGATATTGAGTGAGAGAAGGTTCCAAGCGAAGCAGAGGGCTTCATCAGCAACCCCACTATGAGTATATCCCTGGACCTCTGCGTGTGCTCGTTCTGTATTATTTGCTTGAATTTGTGTTGAATTTGACTGCCATGAATATGACTCGATGTGAACGAATGAATGCTGCTGAATGCATGATTCAGTCGAATGCGAGCTTACATGATATTTAGGGGCGAAGTGCTTCCCAATGCAATCTACAAAAATCAcacaataaaaatttaattagaaTAAAATCCAACATAAAATACTGATTAACTaaaaattgttgtttttgtgtttttcaattttctgatttgtttgtaattgaaataaaagcaagaaaataaaataaacgaaaataagaagaaaaaagttagaaaaattgggttgcctcccaattagCGATTTAGTTAATGTCTATAGCTAGATAGATTCGAATGAGGTTTGTGATCACGTCACTTGTTCTCTTGGAGTCAACCACTCATTGATAGCATCATA is part of the Malus domestica chromosome 12, GDT2T_hap1 genome and encodes:
- the LOC103414167 gene encoding 2-alkenal reductase (NADP(+)-dependent); its protein translation is MAEKVQVVENKQVIFKGFVEGTPKETDLQVLVGATTELKPPKGSGAFLVKNLYLSCDPYMRGRMRDFGDSYIPPFVPGQPIEGFGVSKVVGSDNPTFKPGDFISGFTRWEEYSLISRTEQLRKVTPDGDIPLSFHVGLLGMPGFTAYAGFYEVCSPKKGECVLVSAASGAVGQLVGQLAKLHGCYVVGSCGSSQKVDLLRNKLGFDEAFNYKEEADLDAALKRYFPQGIDIYFDNVGGDMLDAALVNMRIHGRIAVCGMVSEKNLSDPRGIRNVFNLISKRIRMQGFLQSDYIHLYPRFLEHVISYYKQGKIIYIEDMNEGLESAPSAFVGLFAGTNVGKQVIRVAHE